A region of the Mycobacterium sp. NBC_00419 genome:
TTCGCACGGCAGTGTAAGCGGCGCCTAATCGACCGGGACCAGCCGGTGCCCCTACTAATGAGTAAGTTCAGCCGGCGTCGCGCAGACGGCGCTTGATCCGGGTCAGCATCGCCGACATTCCGCGCAGCCGAAGGGGACTGATCAACGCCGCCAGGCCCAGTTCGGCGTAGAAGTCGTCAGGCACCGCCAGGATGTCTGCTTTCGCCTGCCCGTCCAGCCCGGCGGCCAGGATCGAGGCGAAGCCGCGGGTCGTCGGAGCCTCCGCGGGGGCGCTGAAGAACAACCGGACGTGCTCGGCATCGGCGGCGTCGACATGCAGGAACAGCGGGGACTGGCATTCGGGCACCGGCTCCATCGCCGCCTCTTCCAGGGTGGGCGGCAGTGCTGGCAATTCATTGGCAA
Encoded here:
- a CDS encoding SufE family protein, whose protein sequence is MTMPAPLAEVVSEFAEMQGQDKLTLLLEFANELPALPPTLEEAAMEPVPECQSPLFLHVDAADAEHVRLFFSAPAEAPTTRGFASILAAGLDGQAKADILAVPDDFYAELGLAALISPLRLRGMSAMLTRIKRRLRDAG